In Osmerus mordax isolate fOsmMor3 chromosome 24, fOsmMor3.pri, whole genome shotgun sequence, the following are encoded in one genomic region:
- the LOC136932647 gene encoding transcription factor BTF3-like: MKESIMNQEKLAKLQAQVRIGGKGSARRKKKVVHRTASADDKKLQFSLKKLGVNNISGIEEVNMFTNQGTVIHFNNPKVQASLAANTFTITGHAENKQLTEMLPSILNQLGADSLTSLRRLAENLPKPTGDSMAPMVAAEVDEDDEVPDLVENFDEASKDEAN, from the exons ATGAAGGAGTCAATTATGAACCAGGAGAAGCTCGCCAAACTTCAGGCGCAAGTCCGCATTGGCGGCAAG GGTTCTGCCCGCAGAAAGAAGAAGGTGGTGCACAGAACAGCATCGGCAGACGACAAGAAGCTGCAGTTCTCCCTCAAGAAGCTGGGAGTCAACAACATTTCTGGCATTGAGGAG GTGAACATGTTCACCAACCAGGGCACGGTTATCCACTTCAACAACCCCAAGGTGCAGGCCTCCCTGGCAGCCAACACCTTCACCATCACGGGCCACGCAGAGAACAAGCAGCTGACCGAGATGCTGCCCAGCATCCTCAACCAGCTGGGAGCCGACAGCCTGACCAGCCTCCGGAGACTGGCGGAGAACCTGCCTAAACCAA CCGGAGATAGCATGGCCCCCATGGTCGCTGCGGAGGTGGATGAAGACGACGAGGTCCCTG ATCTGGTGGAGAACTTCGACGAGGCCTCAAAGGACGAGGCCAACTGA